The following coding sequences are from one Streptomyces venezuelae window:
- a CDS encoding (2Fe-2S)-binding protein: MKPTDLVGATPGPPFTITFDGRRLDALPGQSIAAVLWAAGILSWRITRGGGRPRGAFCGIGQCHDCLATVNGRPNRRACLVTARPGDTVTTQEGNGHAGFDE, encoded by the coding sequence ATGAAACCGACCGACCTCGTGGGTGCCACCCCCGGGCCGCCCTTCACCATCACCTTCGACGGGCGCCGACTCGACGCGCTGCCCGGTCAGTCCATCGCGGCCGTGCTCTGGGCGGCGGGCATCCTCTCCTGGCGGATCACGAGGGGCGGCGGACGACCGCGCGGCGCGTTCTGCGGCATCGGTCAGTGCCACGACTGCCTCGCCACCGTCAACGGCCGTCCCAACCGGCGCGCCTGTCTGGTCACGGCCCGCCCCGGCGACACGGTCACGACGCAGGAGGGGAACGGTCATGCCGGATTCGACGAGTGA
- a CDS encoding NAD(P)/FAD-dependent oxidoreductase — MPDSTSDAHRTAGASEGHELPPDAREPYDLAVIGAGPAGLAGAVTAAEHGLSVALLDSARQPGGQFYRHPAPATRAARPEALHHDWPAFADLRDRLKAGGVTCLFDHHVWTVAREAEDDWTIHALTEPPGDQQHSVRVRARAILLATGSYERQLPFPGWTLPGVVGAGGAQAMLKSGLVLPGRRVVVAGSGPLLLAVAGSLVTAGAEVPALVEASSYFRYTRHPRALAAQPRKLTEGAHHAEALLRHRVRPRTRHAVTEAHGTDRVEAVTVSRLDHEWHPIPGTERRIDCDALAVGHGLIPQIDLATALGCATRRTADGTHALALSPLQETSLRGLWSAGETSGVGGAQQAMAEGELAALAAASRLTGRRPAPLPHLRSLRRSRDRMNAFADAMAVTHAPGPGWTRWLTDETDVCRCEEVPAGRVREAVTEYGARDARSAKLLTRAGMGWCQGRVCGWAVSCLASSPDTAPTHAGAQTSAPDRRPLATPVPLGVLADLTSPDRQPASPPPASDLPPHPPTEGQPS; from the coding sequence ATGCCGGATTCGACGAGTGACGCCCACCGCACGGCCGGCGCGTCCGAGGGGCACGAGTTGCCGCCGGACGCACGCGAGCCGTACGACCTCGCGGTGATCGGCGCCGGGCCCGCAGGCCTCGCGGGCGCCGTGACGGCCGCCGAACACGGCCTGTCCGTCGCCCTGTTGGACTCGGCACGGCAACCGGGCGGCCAGTTCTACCGCCACCCCGCACCGGCCACGCGCGCCGCCCGCCCCGAAGCCCTGCACCACGACTGGCCCGCGTTCGCCGACCTGCGCGACCGACTCAAAGCGGGCGGCGTCACCTGCCTCTTCGACCACCACGTCTGGACGGTGGCGCGCGAGGCCGAGGACGACTGGACCATCCACGCGCTCACGGAGCCGCCCGGCGACCAGCAGCACTCGGTGCGGGTGCGGGCGCGCGCGATCCTCCTCGCGACCGGATCGTACGAGAGGCAGCTCCCCTTCCCCGGCTGGACGCTCCCCGGCGTCGTCGGCGCGGGCGGCGCCCAGGCCATGCTGAAGTCGGGCCTCGTCCTGCCCGGCAGACGCGTGGTCGTCGCCGGGAGCGGCCCGCTCCTGCTGGCCGTGGCCGGTTCACTGGTCACCGCCGGGGCCGAGGTGCCCGCACTGGTCGAGGCCTCCTCGTACTTCAGGTACACGCGCCACCCACGCGCCCTGGCAGCCCAGCCCCGCAAACTGACGGAGGGCGCCCACCACGCAGAGGCCTTGCTGCGCCACCGGGTCCGCCCACGCACACGCCACGCGGTCACCGAGGCGCACGGCACGGACCGCGTGGAAGCGGTGACGGTCTCCCGCCTGGACCACGAGTGGCATCCGATACCGGGGACGGAACGGCGCATCGACTGCGACGCCCTCGCCGTCGGCCACGGCCTGATCCCGCAGATCGACCTGGCGACCGCCCTGGGCTGCGCGACACGCCGCACCGCCGACGGCACGCACGCCCTGGCGCTGAGCCCACTGCAGGAGACGTCGCTGCGCGGCCTCTGGTCGGCGGGCGAGACGTCGGGCGTGGGCGGCGCGCAACAGGCGATGGCGGAAGGCGAGTTGGCGGCACTCGCTGCGGCGTCCCGCCTGACAGGACGACGCCCCGCCCCTCTCCCTCACCTGCGCTCCCTGCGTCGCAGCCGCGACCGCATGAACGCCTTCGCCGACGCCATGGCCGTCACGCACGCGCCGGGGCCGGGCTGGACGCGGTGGCTCACCGACGAGACCGACGTCTGCCGCTGCGAGGAGGTCCCGGCGGGCCGCGTCCGCGAGGCCGTCACGGAGTACGGTGCCCGGGACGCACGCTCCGCGAAGCTGCTGACCCGGGCGGGGATGGGCTGGTGCCAGGGCCGCGTGTGCGGCTGGGCCGTGTCGTGCCTGGCGTCATCGCCGGACACCGCCCCCACGCACGCGGGCGCGCAAACCTCCGCCCCCGACCGCCGCCCGCTGGCCACACCGGTCCCGCTGGGCGTCCTGGCCGACCTGACGAGCCCGGACCGACAACCGGCCTCCCCTCCTCCTGCTTCCGATCTCCCGCCCCACCCACCGACCGAAGGGCAGCCGTCATGA
- a CDS encoding MFS transporter, translated as MSAADAPSTPHPAPRRPLTLLALSHACVDVHQGAVAALVPFFVAERAYTYAAASGIVLAASLLSSVVQPLFGALTDKWAMPWLLPVSTLVGGGGVALAGVGGSYAVTLLVVAVSGVGVAAYHPEAARVARQASRGSHTAMSWFSLGGNVGFATAPLLVSAVVATGGLRASPLLVLPALAGAVLCVAALRDLKVRDVAAPETATRRGGPVAAEDDWPSFLKLSGAVICRSIVFTGLSTFIALYVRERTGAGEVAGTAALFVLYVGGAVGTVAGGRLAARHGRLPVVRWSYALTVLAVAGVVLVPGPALYVFVALTSAGLYVPFSLHITLGQDYLPRRMGTASGVTLGLTVSIGGLASPVLGAVADAASLRTALAPLIVLPALGWLLLRTLREPDPAVGNSA; from the coding sequence CTGTCAGCTGCCGACGCGCCCTCGACCCCGCACCCGGCCCCGCGCCGTCCCCTCACCCTCCTCGCCCTGAGCCACGCCTGCGTGGACGTCCATCAGGGTGCCGTCGCCGCCCTCGTGCCGTTCTTCGTGGCCGAGCGCGCCTATACCTACGCCGCCGCGTCCGGCATCGTGCTCGCCGCCTCTTTGCTCTCCTCCGTCGTCCAGCCCCTGTTCGGGGCGCTCACCGACAAGTGGGCCATGCCGTGGCTGCTGCCGGTGAGCACCCTCGTGGGCGGTGGCGGAGTGGCGCTCGCGGGGGTCGGCGGGAGCTACGCGGTGACGCTGCTGGTCGTCGCCGTGTCCGGCGTCGGCGTGGCCGCCTACCATCCGGAGGCCGCTCGCGTGGCCCGGCAGGCGAGCCGGGGGAGCCACACCGCGATGAGCTGGTTCTCGCTCGGCGGCAACGTCGGCTTCGCGACCGCACCCCTGCTGGTCTCCGCCGTCGTCGCCACCGGCGGCCTGCGCGCGTCGCCGCTCCTGGTGCTGCCCGCCCTCGCGGGGGCGGTGCTGTGTGTCGCGGCGCTGCGGGACCTCAAGGTGCGGGACGTGGCGGCCCCGGAGACGGCGACCCGGCGTGGGGGCCCGGTCGCCGCCGAGGACGACTGGCCGTCGTTCCTCAAGCTGTCGGGCGCCGTCATCTGCCGCTCGATCGTCTTCACGGGGCTGAGCACGTTCATCGCGTTGTACGTCCGCGAGCGCACCGGTGCGGGCGAAGTCGCGGGCACCGCGGCCCTGTTCGTCCTCTACGTCGGGGGCGCGGTCGGGACCGTCGCCGGTGGACGGCTCGCCGCACGCCACGGTCGTCTCCCGGTCGTGCGGTGGTCGTACGCCCTGACGGTCCTCGCGGTGGCCGGGGTCGTCCTCGTCCCCGGGCCTGCGCTCTACGTCTTCGTCGCGCTCACCTCGGCCGGCCTCTACGTGCCGTTCTCCCTGCACATCACCCTCGGGCAGGACTACCTGCCGCGGCGCATGGGCACCGCGAGCGGCGTCACCCTGGGGCTGACCGTGAGCATCGGAGGCCTCGCGAGCCCGGTGCTCGGGGCCGTCGCGGACGCCGCCTCCCTGCGGACGGCTCTCGCGCCGCTGATCGTGCTGCCCGCGCTCGGGTGGCTCCTCCTGCGGACACTGCGCGAGCCGGACCCAGCCGTCGGCAACAGCGCCTGA
- a CDS encoding helix-turn-helix domain-containing protein encodes MPKTRHAVRHAVRHAIRHTPEAPTAVRELSPGERIDAHRHDDHQIVYAGSGVVAVTTDAGTWFAPGTRAIWVPAGCVHAHRAHGHLALHLVGLPAGTNPLGLDAPTVLSVGPLLRELIVAHTRDPEDDSPERRRLRAVLLDQLRVSPQQPMQLPTPTDPRLAAVCDRLHDDPADPRGLAELAAAAGAGERTLSRLFRRELGMTFPQWRTQLRLYHALRMLADGMPVTAVAHRCGWSSASAFIDVFRRAYGYTPGTHHRRD; translated from the coding sequence GTGCCGAAAACCCGCCACGCAGTCCGCCACGCAGTCCGCCACGCGATCCGTCACACCCCTGAGGCGCCGACCGCCGTCCGAGAACTGTCCCCCGGCGAGCGCATCGACGCGCACCGGCACGACGACCACCAGATCGTCTACGCGGGTTCCGGTGTCGTCGCCGTCACCACCGACGCGGGCACTTGGTTCGCGCCCGGCACCCGGGCCATCTGGGTCCCCGCGGGCTGCGTCCACGCCCACCGCGCCCACGGCCACCTGGCCCTGCACCTGGTCGGTCTGCCCGCCGGCACGAACCCGCTCGGCCTCGACGCCCCGACCGTGCTCTCGGTCGGCCCGCTCCTGCGCGAACTGATCGTCGCCCACACCCGGGACCCGGAGGACGACTCCCCGGAACGCCGACGGCTGCGCGCCGTGCTCCTCGACCAGCTGCGCGTGTCGCCCCAGCAGCCCATGCAGCTGCCCACGCCGACGGACCCCCGCCTCGCCGCCGTCTGCGACCGGCTGCACGACGACCCCGCGGACCCGCGCGGCCTGGCCGAGCTGGCAGCCGCGGCGGGAGCGGGCGAACGCACCCTGAGCCGCCTCTTCCGCCGCGAACTCGGCATGACGTTCCCCCAGTGGCGCACCCAACTGCGCCTCTACCACGCACTGCGCATGCTGGCCGACGGCATGCCCGTCACGGCGGTCGCACACCGCTGCGGATGGTCGTCGGCCAGCGCGTTCATCGACGTGTTCCGCAGGGCGTACGGGTATACGCCCGGGACGCACCACCGCCGCGACTGA
- a CDS encoding NAD(P)/FAD-dependent oxidoreductase, translating to MLTRHAPDLVIVGAGVVGAACAYYAVHAGLHVTVIDRGPVAGGTTGAGEGNLLVSDKEPGPELELALHSARLWRELAAELPSRIEYETKGGVVVASTEPELAALRRFAAEQRQAGVEAREIPADRLADLEPHLAPGLAGGVHYPQDAQVQPALAAAHLLRAAAGTGRLTLRLGEEVTAVLTGGQGVVRGVRTARHGEVHAPHVLNAAGTWGGRLARLAGLELPVLPRRGFVLVTEPLPRVVRHKVYSAEYVADVASGSAALQTSAVVEGTPAGPVLIGASRERVGFDRTLSVEALRRLAGQAVRLFPALARVRAIRTYAGFRPYLPDHLPAIGPDPRLPGLLHACGHEGAGIGLAPATGALIAAVLTSNQLPLDATPFAPERFALEEAVR from the coding sequence GTGCTCACGAGACATGCGCCAGACCTCGTCATCGTGGGGGCGGGAGTGGTCGGCGCCGCGTGCGCCTACTACGCCGTCCACGCAGGCCTCCACGTCACCGTCATCGACCGCGGCCCCGTCGCGGGCGGCACCACGGGTGCCGGCGAGGGCAACCTCCTCGTCTCCGACAAGGAGCCGGGCCCGGAGCTCGAACTCGCCCTGCACTCGGCCAGGTTGTGGCGCGAGCTCGCCGCCGAGCTCCCCTCCCGCATCGAGTACGAGACGAAGGGCGGCGTGGTCGTCGCCTCGACGGAACCCGAGCTCGCGGCCCTGCGCCGGTTCGCGGCGGAGCAGCGGCAGGCGGGCGTCGAGGCCAGGGAGATCCCGGCCGACCGCCTCGCCGACCTCGAACCCCATCTCGCGCCGGGCCTCGCGGGCGGCGTCCACTATCCGCAGGACGCCCAGGTGCAGCCCGCCCTCGCCGCCGCGCACCTGCTGCGGGCGGCCGCCGGCACCGGGCGCCTCACGCTCCGGCTCGGCGAGGAGGTCACCGCCGTCCTCACCGGCGGGCAGGGCGTGGTGCGGGGAGTCCGGACGGCGCGGCACGGCGAGGTGCACGCGCCGCACGTACTCAACGCCGCCGGCACGTGGGGCGGCCGGCTCGCCCGGCTGGCGGGCCTGGAGCTGCCGGTGCTCCCCCGCCGCGGTTTCGTCCTCGTCACCGAGCCGCTGCCGCGCGTGGTGCGACACAAGGTGTACTCCGCCGAGTACGTCGCCGACGTCGCGAGCGGTTCGGCGGCGCTCCAGACCTCCGCCGTGGTGGAGGGCACGCCCGCGGGTCCCGTACTGATCGGGGCGAGCCGGGAGCGGGTGGGCTTCGACCGGACGCTGTCGGTGGAGGCCCTGCGCCGGCTCGCGGGCCAGGCGGTACGCCTGTTCCCTGCCCTGGCGCGGGTGCGGGCGATCCGCACGTACGCGGGGTTCCGGCCGTACCTGCCGGACCACCTCCCGGCGATCGGCCCCGACCCGCGCCTCCCCGGCCTGCTGCACGCGTGCGGCCACGAGGGCGCGGGCATCGGCCTCGCCCCGGCGACGGGGGCGCTGATCGCCGCAGTGCTGACGAGCAACCAACTCCCTCTGGACGCGACCCCGTTCGCCCCGGAGCGCTTCGCCCTCGAGGAGGCAGTCCGATGA